A genomic region of Desulfosarcina ovata subsp. ovata contains the following coding sequences:
- a CDS encoding TonB-dependent receptor plug domain-containing protein, with product MISSAFWTTACIGALVLLLFCISIAPAAELSPENAYVIEPVVVTATRSPVREDQTTANVTVITAEEIERLPATNVAEVLQYLPGVFVEIDSGPGSPANGISIQGCETRHVAVYQDNVPLEMMANPQTDLAYLPVDNIEKIEVVKGVASAAWGSSLGGVINIITKDPDRKKPLSIDATGSCGENHTRRIRAGVSGFKGQLGWLVSGVHEKSDGFFDHSEYRQNGGYAKLDYGVGQTGQVRFVAFSNTGRDAEWLPDEPDFWDDREQRRAYQTLSFETAPTDATILTVELRHHRYETRVDDVYVDHRELYSDYEDELWGGSARMQWDAPRQHAVTAGCDIDWGKYDWTYYQEAYDTRNWAVWVNDTIAMGPVHVNAGLRYDDNFNFGNELSPSLGAVYPFSRYDALIRAQVSRGFSAPPASLVNDPTYGNPDLKAETAVNYQIGGQIQPNRYFKVELTFFRADVDDLITYNYETERHQNIETVTRQGIEGGVSVFSDFGLAFHFGGTYVDVFNEKTDERIEDIPKLIYTARVLYTGGRFTHTLVGRMVDHNSSFPETRDKRFVWDYKLTFRLPTPTSYGRYKLFANIHNLTDSDYIVRPNWPKPGRWVEGGLQFVF from the coding sequence GTGATATCTTCTGCTTTCTGGACAACTGCCTGCATTGGCGCACTGGTTCTGCTGCTTTTTTGCATTTCGATTGCACCCGCCGCGGAGCTATCCCCGGAAAACGCGTATGTTATAGAACCGGTTGTGGTGACCGCCACCCGGTCTCCGGTTCGTGAGGATCAGACCACCGCCAACGTGACCGTGATCACGGCCGAGGAGATTGAACGTCTGCCGGCCACCAATGTCGCCGAGGTGCTGCAGTACCTCCCCGGGGTATTTGTGGAGATCGACAGCGGGCCCGGAAGTCCGGCTAATGGAATCAGTATTCAAGGGTGCGAGACAAGGCACGTGGCCGTGTACCAGGACAATGTTCCCCTGGAAATGATGGCCAACCCGCAAACCGATCTGGCTTATCTGCCCGTTGATAATATAGAAAAAATAGAGGTGGTCAAGGGGGTGGCATCGGCCGCCTGGGGCTCTTCGCTGGGAGGCGTGATCAACATTATCACCAAGGACCCTGACCGGAAAAAGCCCCTTTCCATCGATGCCACCGGTTCCTGCGGCGAAAACCATACCCGTCGGATCCGGGCCGGCGTCAGCGGTTTCAAGGGACAATTGGGCTGGCTGGTGTCCGGTGTGCATGAAAAGAGCGACGGATTCTTTGACCATTCCGAATATCGTCAGAACGGGGGATACGCCAAACTCGATTATGGTGTGGGCCAAACCGGCCAGGTCCGTTTCGTCGCCTTTTCCAATACCGGGCGAGATGCCGAGTGGCTGCCGGACGAGCCGGATTTCTGGGATGACCGGGAACAGCGGCGGGCCTACCAAACCCTGTCTTTCGAAACCGCTCCGACCGATGCGACGATCCTGACCGTGGAACTGCGGCACCATCGATACGAGACACGAGTCGATGATGTGTATGTCGATCATCGGGAACTCTACAGTGACTATGAAGATGAACTGTGGGGGGGGAGCGCCCGCATGCAATGGGACGCCCCTAGGCAGCATGCGGTGACCGCCGGATGCGATATCGATTGGGGGAAGTATGATTGGACCTATTACCAGGAAGCCTATGACACCCGAAATTGGGCGGTCTGGGTCAACGACACCATCGCCATGGGGCCGGTCCATGTCAACGCCGGCCTGCGTTATGACGACAATTTCAATTTCGGAAACGAACTCAGCCCCTCCCTTGGCGCGGTTTACCCGTTTTCGCGATACGATGCATTGATCCGAGCCCAGGTGTCCCGGGGATTTTCGGCGCCGCCGGCGTCCTTGGTCAACGATCCCACCTATGGGAATCCGGACCTTAAGGCGGAAACGGCCGTCAATTATCAGATCGGCGGGCAGATTCAGCCGAACCGGTATTTCAAGGTCGAGCTTACTTTTTTCCGGGCCGATGTGGACGACCTGATCACTTACAATTACGAAACCGAGCGGCATCAAAACATCGAAACGGTGACCCGCCAGGGAATCGAAGGCGGTGTCAGCGTATTTTCGGATTTCGGTTTGGCGTTCCATTTCGGCGGCACTTACGTGGATGTTTTCAACGAGAAGACCGACGAGAGAATCGAGGATATTCCGAAACTGATCTATACGGCGCGAGTCCTGTACACAGGGGGACGCTTCACCCACACGCTGGTGGGTCGGATGGTCGACCACAATTCCAGTTTTCCGGAAACCCGGGACAAGCGGTTCGTCTGGGATTACAAGCTCACGTTTCGCCTGCCCACGCCAACATCATACGGTCGATACAAGCTGTTCGCCAATATCCATAACCTGACCGATTCCGACTATATCGTCCGCCCCAACTGGCCCAAACCGGGGCGCTGGGTGGAGGGGGGGCTGCAGTTTGTTTTTTGA